The genomic stretch GTTTAACAGGTTTGCAAGGGTACCCGCTAAGATCGCGCGCATTCCAAACTTTGCAATTTCCGGACGACGTTTCGGTGCGAGACCGCCTAGTCCACCTAATAGGATTGCAAGAGATGAGAAGTTTGCAAATCCACATAGAGCGAAGCTGATAATCGCAACTGATTTATCAGATAGGTTCCCAGCACTGATTTCCGGACCGAAAGAAGAGAAAGCCACAAATTCGTTCAGAATTAACTTCTGTCCAATGTAGTTACCTGCTTGGACAGCATCTTGCCATGGAACACCAATTACAAACGCAAGTGGTGAGAAGATATACCCAAGAATTTGCTGAATGGTTAAGCCACCAGCACCAAACCAACCGCCAACTGCACCAAGCAAGCCATTTAAAAGCGCAATTAAAGCAATAAATGCAAGAAGCATAGCTCCAACGTTTAAAGCAAGTTTCAGTCCGTCTGATGCACCGTGTGCCGCAGCGTCAATCACGTTAACGTGATCTTCATTTCTTTCCATTTTAATTTCTTTAGCTGTTTCTGGTGTTTCTGTTTCAGGCATAATCAGCTTCGCCATTAATAGACCACCTGGCGCTGCCATGAAACTTGCCGCTAGGAGATACTCAAGCGGTACACCGAGCAGAGAATAACCAATTAATACAGAACCGGCAACGGAAGCAAGTCCACCTGTCATAACGGCAAATAACTCAGATTTTGTCATTTTATCCAAGTAAGGTTTAATGACAAGCGGTGCTTCTGTTTGACCAACAAAGATATTTGCTGTTGCTGATAAAGATTCTGCTTTACTTGTTCCAAGTGCCCATGAAATCGCTCCACCAAGGATACGAATTACCCATTGCATAATACCAAGGTAATAAAGAACAGAAATTAGAGATGAGAAGAAGATAATAATGGTTAGAACTTGAAAAGCAAAGATCATCCCAATATCTTCATTTCCAATTAAGCCACCGAATAGGAAGCCAATTCCTTCATTGGCGTATCCAATAATATCTTGAACGAATAAGGATAGTTGTTTTAAAGCTGCCTTACCCGCTTCCCATTTAAGTACCACAAATGCAAATGCGACCTGTATCGCAAGTGCTCCTAACACCGTACGAAGGTTAATCGCTTTGCGGTTTGTTGAAAAGATTAAGGCAATGGCAAAAAGTACAGCCATACCACCAAATCCCCATAGTATTTGCATATTTTACACCCCTCGTTAAATATTGTATCCGTTTATAAGCATAGGCTACCCCATTACCAGATTTAAAATAGAAATATTATAGCATTGAGCTAAATACAGCGCTTACAAACAGTGTTTTTCGTCGTCTGAAAATTCGACATTTTTCGCAGTTAAGCGGAAAATAAAAAGTCTGCTCTCTCTCTATCAGACTTCAATGAACCTTTGTCATTATAACACAGAATATGAGCAATGAAAGCCCTTAATTGTCTTCATTTAATTTTTGCGTGATTTTTTTTATTAGCGATTCAGACGTTTCAGCATTGATTAAGCGACCCTCAACAATCGCAAACGCCTCACTATAGCAGTTCCCACAATAACCAAGACAACCATAATCGATCAACTCAACTCCTGGTTCCTTTTCGAATACTTCCCATACCTTTTTGTTATCCCTTAAATTTCCTGCACAAAATTCAATTGTTTTCATTTTCATGTCACTCCCCCAGTTACGCTTTTAAGAAATGTTATTGTACATAAGTCTCAGTTTCGCTATACTTTTAACTGTCATAAAAAATTCAAATGTATAAGTATAGTATAGCGCGTGTCGCTTCCTTATTTCTTCCTAAATCTTAACTTCTTCTTTTGCTTCTCTACATTATATAGGAAGACGGCGTTATTGAATTTTATCAAAGGGGACCTCTTATCATGAAAAGGCTAGTGCTATTAGGCGGCGGATACGGTGGTATGCGCATTCTACAGAAATTATTTTCATCTGATTTACCAGAAGACCTCACGATTACGCTTGTTGACCGAAACCCTTATCATAGTATGAAAACGGAATATTACGCGCTTGCTGCCGGAACAGCAAGTGATCACCACATACGCGTTCAATTTCCAGTTCATCAAAAACTTGAAATCAAATATGGTGAAATTAATGGCATCGATCTAAACTCAAATGTGATTCACTTAAAAGATGATGACGACCTTGCTTACGACACCCTGGTCATTGGTCTTGGTTGTGAAGACAAATATCATAATGTGCCAGGCGCTGATCTTCATACATTAAGCATCCAAACCATTGATTCTTCAAGAAGAACGTATGAAACTTTGAACAACCTTGGTGCTAACTCAATCGTTGGAATCGTTGGAGCTGGTCTGAGTGGCGTTGAACTCGCCAGTGAACTACACGAAAGCAGACCAGACCTTCAAGTCAAACTATTTGATCGTGGTCATACAATCCTCTCAGCCTTTCCTGAAAGACTCGGAAAATATGTACAGTCTTGGTTTGAAGAGCGTGATGTTGAGGTTGTAAGTGAGTCCAACATCACAAAAGTAGAACCGAATACCCTTTTTAATCATGGAGAACCCGTTCACTGTGACTCAATTGTTTGGACGGCCGGCATTCAGCCAAACAAAATCGTTCGTGAGCTAGACGTAGATAAAGATCCACAGCAGCGGATTATCCTGAATGAATACCACTCTATTCCAAATCACGACAATGCATTTGTTGTTGGCGACTGCGCAAGTTTGCCACATGCACCAAGTGCTCAGCTTGCTGAAGAACAGGCTGAACAAATTGCCCTTGTGCTACAAAAGCAATGGAAAAACGAAACACCACCAGCACTCCCACCGATTAAGATCAAAGGAACACTTGGCTCACTTGGAAGCAAACATGGCTTTGGCGTCATGGCGAATCGACCACTCACTGGGCGAGTACCGCGTCTACTTAAGTCAGGGATCTTATGGATGTATAAGAATCATAATGGTTAAAAAAATAAAAAGGAACCCAGCGCACATCGTCGCGGGTTCCTTTTATTATGCCGTAGCTGATTGATCTTCCAATACAGCATAGAGATCTTTCAACCTTGGATTTCCTTCTGAAACAATTTCATTTTGAACGACGATGACGGGATAAAATAGATCTTCATCAATTACTTTAGCGGCAAAAATCGCTTCTGCTCCTGAAAGTTGACTATGAATATCAATATATCGAACGGTAATTTGTCGATCCGGGTATTTCCGATCAAGAGCAGCTTTTAGCCATTCAGCCGTTTCTTCCGAAGAAGGCAGGTTCACACAGCTTGCACAACGTTCGCCCGCTCCATAGACGAGTACTTCCTCCATGATGAAAAACGTCCTTTCCATTCAATCCATTTACCTTTATTGTACCTTATTCCATTGAGACAGAAAAGAAACATTCGCCTTTTTTAGTACAAGCAATCATTTCCCTAGATGTTCCATCTTGAATCTGTTTTCATACCATGATAAAGTAAGATGAGAATAATAATCATTCCACAATAACACATAGATTTTTCACATCATCATTAGTATAATGGAAGTATGAAGGGAGTCGATGAATGATGCAAGAGCAAGTACAAGATGTATTGAATAAACTGCGTCCATTCCTCCTGCGTGACGGCGGAGACGTAGAGCTTGTAGACATCGAAGACGGCGTAGTTAAAGTACGTCTAATGGGAGCGTGCGGCAGCTGCCCAAGTTCCACAATTACACTTAAAGCAGGAATCGAACGTGCACTACTTGAAGAAGTTCCTGGTGTAACAGAACTCGAGCAAGTATTTTAAACCAAACACATCCATCCCCTCAAGACTAGAGGGGATTTTTTTATGTTTTAACTTAACCAATCCACTCTTCTCATTTGGCTCCCGTAATCCCCCATTAACTCTTGAAATAACAAACGATAAATTTCCTCTCGCTCGCCTTCTCTTCTCACAAATTTCTTTAAGTTTAGGAAGCTCCGTTCTTTCTCTTTCAAATTGCCATCACTATAATAATGCTCAACCGTCTCCACGTAAGGTAGCGGAAAAAGCAAACGTGCATATAAGAGATTCCAGTCCATTTGATTCAGCGACCGACGTTCATGATAATCCCACAAGAACTGCCTGATTGTTTCAAAGTTCCCTTCTCCTTCTACTAACTCATATCGAATCCATTCGGCAAGATCTCTAGCTGGATGGTCTAATATAAAATCATTTGGAAACAGTCCTTCTGAATTCCGACGATATTTCGCTGTATACCGGTTAAAAGCGAGCGTTCTAACTTGAAATGGATTTGTTCCTGTGTCAATCCCGCAGTCTACGATGTACTGAATCGCATTTTCTGCTAAGCCAGAGTAATAAGGAAACGTTTCAATAAACCATGTATCAAATTCTCGATGAGGCTGCGCCTGATTTTTCAATTCTTCTCGAAAGGATTCAAGTTGATCCATTCTGAACTGCCATCTCATTTGCCATGGTTGGATTTCCGGTAAATCATTGTAAGCCACTAGAAGATTACCTGCTTTTCGATGAAACAGTGCTAGCCGATTGCCATCACTATGATGAGTGTGACGTTGATACGGTTTTTGATAAAGAACATGTGCTTCATTTTGTATCGTCTCAATATACTTTCCTCTCCTTGAAGCAATTGGCAACATCGTCGGTTCATTCTGCTGATTAAAATAATTTGCCACCATAACATACCAAGGGAATTCACTTTCCTGCTCCAATTGCGCCCGTTTCAATATAAATTCTGATTGATCTGAACCCCTAAGTAAGTAGCCACCTTTTTCCTCATTCTGCTTCTCCACAACAATCCCATATTGATGAAAAATCTCCCGCTCTAGCATGCTAACCCTCCGACATTTCGTCTTTGTATTTGTACTATATGCCTAAAGCGCCCAATCGGTGTAATCAATTCAACTCAACATCATTGTCATATTTCTCTGCCCTTCACCATATACTAATATAATCAACTCTATCCAATACCAATTTACTATAAAGTTAGGTGGGACAAGAATGGGCCAAGAACATATGGACCTTGTAGAAAAAGCAGCGAGAAGTAAATTAAAAGAACGTGGAGTCGAGATCAAAGATATCGCAGACCTCGTTTTTTACCTTCAAGAAAAATATCACCCTAACCTTAAGATAGAAACATGTATCCAGAACGTAGAACGCGTGTTATCAAAAAGAGAAGTTCAAAATGCAGTATTAACCGGCATCCAGCTTGATGAATTAACGGAGAAAAAACTTCTTGATCAACCACTCCAAGATATTTTAATGAAAGATGAAGGTTTATATGGTGTCGACGAAATTATTGCTTTATCAATCGTCAACGTGTATGGTTCGATTGGTTTTACGAACTATGGCTTTATCGATAAGCAAAAGCCAGGTATTCTAGAACGATTAAATGATAAGACGACAGGAGAATGTCACACGTACCTCGATGATATTGTTGGAGCGATTGCAGCAGCAGCCTCAAGTCGTCTGGCACATCGAGCACAAAAAACGGAATAAGACAATATAAAAACGCCCTCTGAGGGC from Bacillus sp. Cs-700 encodes the following:
- a CDS encoding phosphatidylglycerophosphatase A → MGQEHMDLVEKAARSKLKERGVEIKDIADLVFYLQEKYHPNLKIETCIQNVERVLSKREVQNAVLTGIQLDELTEKKLLDQPLQDILMKDEGLYGVDEIIALSIVNVYGSIGFTNYGFIDKQKPGILERLNDKTTGECHTYLDDIVGAIAAAASSRLAHRAQKTE
- a CDS encoding DUF1450 domain-containing protein; amino-acid sequence: MKMKTIEFCAGNLRDNKKVWEVFEKEPGVELIDYGCLGYCGNCYSEAFAIVEGRLINAETSESLIKKITQKLNEDN
- a CDS encoding DUF1462 family protein, encoding MEEVLVYGAGERCASCVNLPSSEETAEWLKAALDRKYPDRQITVRYIDIHSQLSGAEAIFAAKVIDEDLFYPVIVVQNEIVSEGNPRLKDLYAVLEDQSATA
- a CDS encoding NupC/NupG family nucleoside CNT transporter, with amino-acid sequence MQILWGFGGMAVLFAIALIFSTNRKAINLRTVLGALAIQVAFAFVVLKWEAGKAALKQLSLFVQDIIGYANEGIGFLFGGLIGNEDIGMIFAFQVLTIIIFFSSLISVLYYLGIMQWVIRILGGAISWALGTSKAESLSATANIFVGQTEAPLVIKPYLDKMTKSELFAVMTGGLASVAGSVLIGYSLLGVPLEYLLAASFMAAPGGLLMAKLIMPETETPETAKEIKMERNEDHVNVIDAAAHGASDGLKLALNVGAMLLAFIALIALLNGLLGAVGGWFGAGGLTIQQILGYIFSPLAFVIGVPWQDAVQAGNYIGQKLILNEFVAFSSFGPEISAGNLSDKSVAIISFALCGFANFSSLAILLGGLGGLAPKRRPEIAKFGMRAILAGTLANLLNAAIAGMLIF
- a CDS encoding NAD(P)/FAD-dependent oxidoreductase, producing the protein MKRLVLLGGGYGGMRILQKLFSSDLPEDLTITLVDRNPYHSMKTEYYALAAGTASDHHIRVQFPVHQKLEIKYGEINGIDLNSNVIHLKDDDDLAYDTLVIGLGCEDKYHNVPGADLHTLSIQTIDSSRRTYETLNNLGANSIVGIVGAGLSGVELASELHESRPDLQVKLFDRGHTILSAFPERLGKYVQSWFEERDVEVVSESNITKVEPNTLFNHGEPVHCDSIVWTAGIQPNKIVRELDVDKDPQQRIILNEYHSIPNHDNAFVVGDCASLPHAPSAQLAEEQAEQIALVLQKQWKNETPPALPPIKIKGTLGSLGSKHGFGVMANRPLTGRVPRLLKSGILWMYKNHNG